The Roseofilum casamattae BLCC-M143 genome contains the following window.
TGTTAAGTCAGCATGAAATCCAGTACCGACTTCTAACAAGCTTGCAACTTTACCTTGGATGGTTATTTTTCCTTCCGTAGGTTCGGTGATTCGACTGATTAACTTGAGTAGGGTAGATTTCCCCGCTCCATTGCGTCCAATAATTCCGACTCTCTCCCCTTGTTTAATATCAAACGAGACATCTTGTAGTGCCCAAAATTCTTCCGTTTTCTTGTCTCTATGCTTTGCCGATGAAGGAGAGAGTATATTTTGCTTCAGGTTACTTAACCCTGCTGCCAAGACGTGACGAAGGGCTTGATTAGACTCTTGATGATGTCCAATGATGTATTTCTTCGCTAGGTTTTCAACACAAATTGCAGTAGTATCAGACACGCTTTAATTCCTAATCAAATCGTCAAATTAAATAACATCAGCAAATGTTCTCTCGGTTTTGCGAAAGTACCAAATTGCACTAGTCAGAATTGAGATTACTAATGCTATGGAAAGAAGAAATCCAGGCATATAGAGTTGTGTCTCGCCACCAAGAATCGCCCAGCGAAAACCATCGATTACTCCAACCATGGGATTCATTGAGTATAACAAGCGCCATTGGTTGGGAACAACGGTGCTGCTAAACCCGACTGGAGAAATATATAATCCGAACTGAACGATGAATGGAACAATGTATCGAAAATCTCGATACTTAACATTCATTGATGCTAGCCATAAGCCCGATCCCAAAGCGGCTAAAACTCCAATTAAAGTAAAGAAAGGCAGGGTCAAGATACGCCATCCAGGAATGAAGTTGTACCAAGCCATAAGCCCCAAAAGAATAGTTCCAGAAACCATGAAATCAACAAAACTGACAATCACAGCACTGGTCGGTACAATTAGCCGGGGAAAATAGACTTTGGAGATCATATTGGTATTAACCAGAAGGCTTTCACTACAAGCAGCGAGGGCACTGGCAAAGAACTGCCATGGCAGCATTGCGGCAAAGACCAAGATTGGGTAGGGCGCTCCTTCAGAAGGCAAACCGGCAAGTTTTCCAAAGACGACTGTGAAGACAATCATCGTGAGAAACGGCCTTAGTAATGCCCAAGAAACACCGATCGCTGTTTGCTTATACCGAACTAAGATATCCCGCCAAGCCAAGAAGTAAAATAACTCCCGGTAGCGCCACAAGTCTTTCCAGTATTGCCGTTCTATTCTTCCTGGTTCAATTACAATTTCTGTCGGACTGGAATCACTCATTGCGATCGCCTATGGCTCTAGAAACGTTTAACTCTGCAACTCTGTCTTTCCTGTATACACTGGTAAAATCTACCTTTCCAGATTACCCTCAAAAAAATTGAGCGTACTTCTCCCATGCAGATCCAGATTAACCCTTTTACTGTCCGCAAACGCTTTGCCCTGAAAATTAGCCGTGGGAGCAAAACTCATAACACGAATATCTGGGTCAGCGTGGAACATGATGGAATTACTGGATGGGGGGAAGCCACACCCTTTTCCACAGGAACCAGCGTTCAGACGACTGGGGAGATTGTAGCAGCTTTGAAGGTAATTGTACCGATTCTCGAACTATTTAGCCCCCTAGAGCGGCAGCAAATGCAAACCACTCTGGCTAAATCTGGTATTTCTTTGCCTTCTGCGGCACGAGCTGCACTAGATATGGCTTGTTATGATTGGCTGGGTAAATCGGTCAACTGTCCTCTGTGGCAACTGTGGGGACTCGATCGCCAGCACATTCCTGCAACTTCAGTCACCATCGGGATTTCTAGCCCGGAAGCCGCTCGGGAAAGGCTCCGACATTGGCAAGAGATGCTTCCCGTTCGCTATCTGAAGGTTAAGCTGGGCAGTCTGGAAGGAATAGAAGCCGATCGCGCCATGCTCGATGCTCTCCTAGAGGTTGTTCCTGAAGGCTGTAAGGTCTACGTCGATGCCAATGGAGGATGGAACGTAAAGCAAGCGATCGCAATGGCTGGGACCTTAAAAGAATGGGGGATTGAGTACATCGAACAACCCCTAGCTCCCGGTCGAGAACAAGACCTGATTCAACTGTACGAAAAATCGCCATTACCCATCTTTGTCGATGAAAGCTGCCATACTCGAACCGATATTCCCCTCTTGGCCGATCGCATTCATGGAATTAACATCAAACTAATGAAAGCTGGGGGACTCAGTGAAGCCATGGCCATGATTCACACGGCTCGTGCTTGCGGCCTGCAGGTGATGCTCGGATGCTACTCTGATAGCAGCCTATCCAATACGGCAGCCTCCCATTTGGGCGCTCTAGTTGACTATCTCGATCTCGATAGCCATCTCAATCTCATTGACGATCCCTTCACTGGGGCAACTTTACAAGATTCTTGTTTAATCCCAAATTCCCATCCCGGTTTAGGAGTAACCCGTAATGACTCTTAATCTCTCCAGCTTACTCGCTTCCGATCGCCGAGTTGCCATCCTACTCCATGGAGGACTACAGAATCGCTCGGGTAAAACCGGCCTGTCTTTGCTCCGCTACAGTCAAGCTAATATCGTGGCGGTTATTGATGAAAACCATGCTAGCGAGTCGTTGGAAGCATTGACCGGAATTAATCGAGCCGTTCCAATTGTCGGCGATCTAACTGCTGCTTTGGCCTGTGAACCCGAAGTACTCGCCATCGGTATTGCTCCTTCCGGGGGAGAATTACCGGAGACTTGGATCGACGAGCTGCAACAGGCCCTGAATGCAGGACTCTCCATTGTTAATGGGCTGCATACCCCTCTCGCTACTCATCCCCAACTCCAACCCTTGCTCAAACCGGGCCGAGTAATTTGGGATATTCGTCAAGAGCCGGATAACCTGAAAGTCGGTCGAGCCAGAGCCAGACAATTAAAGGCGTTGAGAGTGCTCGCGGTGGGAACCGATATGTCCATTGGGAAAATGTCCGCGAGTTTAGAACTGCATTACTTATCCCAAAAACGGGGACTCAAGTCTTGTTTTATTGGCACGGGGCAAACGGGAATCGCGATCGCCGGAGCTGGAGTACCTTTGGATGCGGTTCGGGTGGACTTTGCGGCTGGAGCGATCGAACAACAAGTCTTAACGTACGGCTCTGAAGCTGATATTGTCCATATTGAAGGCCAAGGATCTTTGCTGCATCCGAGTTCGACCGCGACATTACCTCTAATTCGCGGGAGTCAACCCACTCATTTAATTCTGGTGCATCGATGGGGGCAAACTCACATTCACAGCGTTCCCGATGTCGAAATTCCGCCTCTACCCGAGGTCATTGAATTATACAATCGCATCGCCAGCGTCGCTGGAGCAACAGCACCCACAAAAGTGATGGCGATCGCCCTCAATACCTACGGGCTGAGCGCTGAAGATGCCGATCTTGCGATCGCTGATACCCAAGAGCTAACTGGACTTCCTTGTACGGACCCCATTCGCTATAATGCCGATCCCCTCCTAGATGCCGTTCTCAACCCCAACTCAACCGCTGGATGATTGATACCTTTATTGTTGCTAACTCCAATCTCATTCTAGGAGCAATCCTCTTTACCCTTTGCGCATTTGGCTATTGGGCAGAACAAACTCGTCGAGGCAGTCCTCCCCTAGCAGCTTTCCTAGTTCTCGCGATCGCAAGTCTCTGCAGCCATTTGGGATTGATTCCCAGTAGCGCCCCCATTTATCCCGTCATTACCACCTATGGCATTACCTTAGCCATTCCCCTAATTCTCTCCCAGATCGATCTGCGGGAACTTCCTGCCCGCGCCAAAGCCACCCTACTCCTGTTAGCTTGTGGTATTGGTGGAACCATTCTAGGCTCAATTATTGGCTTAATGGTCTTGCCCTTGGGAGCCGAAGGAGGAAAACTAGCTGCCATTTTTGTGGCTCAGTATATCGGAAACTCTGCCAATGCTGCTGATGTAGCCGCAGCCTTAAACATTCAAGGCACAATTTCCCTCGACACCATTACGACGATCGATCGCCACATTTCCAGCCTCTTCATCCTCTTCTGGCTCTTCATCTCCATTGTTCCAGGCATCCGTCACTTCTTTACCCCCCATCAAGAA
Protein-coding sequences here:
- a CDS encoding ABC transporter permease, which gives rise to MSDSSPTEIVIEPGRIERQYWKDLWRYRELFYFLAWRDILVRYKQTAIGVSWALLRPFLTMIVFTVVFGKLAGLPSEGAPYPILVFAAMLPWQFFASALAACSESLLVNTNMISKVYFPRLIVPTSAVIVSFVDFMVSGTILLGLMAWYNFIPGWRILTLPFFTLIGVLAALGSGLWLASMNVKYRDFRYIVPFIVQFGLYISPVGFSSTVVPNQWRLLYSMNPMVGVIDGFRWAILGGETQLYMPGFLLSIALVISILTSAIWYFRKTERTFADVI
- a CDS encoding DUF1611 domain-containing protein, which gives rise to MTLNLSSLLASDRRVAILLHGGLQNRSGKTGLSLLRYSQANIVAVIDENHASESLEALTGINRAVPIVGDLTAALACEPEVLAIGIAPSGGELPETWIDELQQALNAGLSIVNGLHTPLATHPQLQPLLKPGRVIWDIRQEPDNLKVGRARARQLKALRVLAVGTDMSIGKMSASLELHYLSQKRGLKSCFIGTGQTGIAIAGAGVPLDAVRVDFAAGAIEQQVLTYGSEADIVHIEGQGSLLHPSSTATLPLIRGSQPTHLILVHRWGQTHIHSVPDVEIPPLPEVIELYNRIASVAGATAPTKVMAIALNTYGLSAEDADLAIADTQELTGLPCTDPIRYNADPLLDAVLNPNSTAG
- a CDS encoding DUF819 family protein, producing MIDTFIVANSNLILGAILFTLCAFGYWAEQTRRGSPPLAAFLVLAIASLCSHLGLIPSSAPIYPVITTYGITLAIPLILSQIDLRELPARAKATLLLLACGIGGTILGSIIGLMVLPLGAEGGKLAAIFVAQYIGNSANAADVAAALNIQGTISLDTITTIDRHISSLFILFWLFISIVPGIRHFFTPHQEDWGIRFGSAPVPTILKQTAPTRFDLALALGTSAISVLLGYSVAATLRLPGSELLFTAIIVIVLTQVFSTTSDRLAGIEELGSLSILLFFATLGATASLPELLALDPLLLKFAAIILLAHLAVMFLASKLLNIEWADLLIASNASMGGATLGVAMAVAQRWETLLVPAIICGTVGSIAASPMGFILGNLLS
- a CDS encoding dipeptide epimerase, producing the protein MQIQINPFTVRKRFALKISRGSKTHNTNIWVSVEHDGITGWGEATPFSTGTSVQTTGEIVAALKVIVPILELFSPLERQQMQTTLAKSGISLPSAARAALDMACYDWLGKSVNCPLWQLWGLDRQHIPATSVTIGISSPEAARERLRHWQEMLPVRYLKVKLGSLEGIEADRAMLDALLEVVPEGCKVYVDANGGWNVKQAIAMAGTLKEWGIEYIEQPLAPGREQDLIQLYEKSPLPIFVDESCHTRTDIPLLADRIHGINIKLMKAGGLSEAMAMIHTARACGLQVMLGCYSDSSLSNTAASHLGALVDYLDLDSHLNLIDDPFTGATLQDSCLIPNSHPGLGVTRNDS